The genomic interval TGGCCATCGGTTTACACAAAGCATTACCTGATTTGAATATTCTTCCTCGTTACGAAACGTGGGTCAATCGTTTTACGAATCGGTATGAAAATGCGGATGATATTGATGCGCCAGGAAATTTGCAGGCAAAGAGTGCCGAACAAGCTATTTATTCTGGAGGATTTCTTGGTCAAGGAATTGGAAAAGGAAAAGTAAAGGAATTTATTCCTGAGGCGTATGCAGATTTTTTCTTTGCTTCTTTCGTGGAGGAATTCGGTTCGTTTTCGGCAATTATTTTAGTGTTACTTTACCTCATTATGCTCTATCGCATTATGCGAATTGCACTTCGAGCTGAGCATCTCTTTGAGACTTATGTTTGTCTGGGGATTGGGATTTTATTGCTCTCTCAGGCAGCTGTAAATATGATGGTTTGTACAGGGATATTTCCTGTAACCGGACAAAATATGCCCTTTTTAGCTATGGGTGGATCTGCCATGATTATGGCGTGTGTTGCAATTGGAATTGTGCAAGGTGTTGCGCAAAAACAAGAAGAAAAAGTTTCTGTAGAATCTGAACCTGCTTTTGCATGAAAGAATTAAAAAAAATAGTGATATCGGGTGGCGGAACAGGCGGACATATCTTTCCTGCTTTGGCCATTGCGAATGAGATTAAAAAGCGTTTTCCTCAAGTAGAAATCCTATTTGTTGGTGCTGAAGGGAAAATGGAAATGGAAAAAGTTCCAGCTGCGGGCTATAAAATTGTTGGTTTGCCTATTGTTGGTCTCCAACGAAAATTGACCTTGAAGAATTTAGCGCTTCCTTTCAAATTACTCAAGAGTCTTTCATTGGCAAAGAATATCTTGAAAGATTTTAAACCGCAAGTGGTTATTGGAGTTGGGGGATATGCTAGCGGACCCACATTGAAAATGGCGCAACGTTTAGGAATTCCCACCCTGATTCAAGAACAAAATTCATATCCAGGAAAAACCAACCGCTTATTGTCTAAGAAAGTGAAAGCAGTTTGTACCGCTTATGAAGGTTTGGATACTGTTTTTCCACCAGAAACGATTCGTTTAACGGGGAATCCTGTTCGGGAAGAGTTGAATCAAACAAATTTAAGCAGAGAAGAAGCCTTTGCGGAATTTCCAGTATTGGATCCTACAAAGAAAACCATTTTGGTAATGGGCGGAAGTTTAGGTGCTCGTACTTTGAATGAAGGAGTGATTTATGGATTGGATCAATTGGCTGATGCAAACACCCAAATTTTGTGGCAATGCGGGAAGTATTATTTCGAAGCCATGAAAAAAGAAGTAGAGATTCGGAAAAAAGCTGCAATTTATTTGACTGATTTTATTGCCAGAATGGATGCCGCTTATGCGGTTGCAGATGTGATTGTTTCACGTGCCGGAGCATTATCTATTTCTGAATTGTGCATTGTAGGAAAACCTATTATTTTGGTTCCTTCCCCAAATGTTTCTGAAGATCACCAAACCAAAAATGCCATGGCTTTAGTGAATGGTCAGGCAGCTATTTTGATTAAAGATGATGTAGCAAAAGAACAATTGATTTCAGAAGCTATTGGGATTTTAAATAATGAAGATAAGGGGCATGGGTTACGTATTGCAATTAAAAGAATGGCAAAACCCAATGCAACAAAAGATATTGTGGATGTGATTGAACAATTGGCGTAGGGATGCGATGCCTCGCGTCCATACAAAATGGGAGCAATAAAAATGGAATTAGACAATATAAAACGTTTTTACTTCATAGGCATCGGCGGAATCGGGATGTCTGCCTTGGCACGCTATTTCAAAGCGAAAGGGTTTGATGTTGCTGGTTACGATAAAACGCCTTCACCTTTGACAGATGAGTTACAAAAAGAAGGAATCCCTGTTCATTTTGACGATTTGGGAGAAAACATTCCTTCTGAATATCGAACTATTGAATCTACATTAGCGGTTTACACACCAGCTATTCCCAAGAATATGGGAGAGCTCGTTTACGTGGAGAAAAGGCATAAAGTATTAAAGAGAAGTGAGGTTTTGGGTTTGATTACCCAAACAAGCAAAGGACTTGGAGTTGCGGGAACTCATGGTAAGACAACTACTTCAACAATGCTAGCTTATGTTTTGAGTCAATCGCACTTGAAATGTTCTGCATTTTTGGGAGGAATTTCTTCCAATTTTAATTCGAATGTTTTAGTGGATGCTTCTGCAGATTATTCGGTCATAGAAGCAGATGAATTTGATCGTTCGTTTTTAAGATTGAAACCCTATGCGAGTATTATTACGGCAATGGATCCTGATCATCTAGATATTTACGGCACGGAAGAATTGTTCCAAGAAGGCTTTCAAGAATATGCAAATAAGCATTCGGACAATCAGTTACTCATTTATAAATATAATCTGCCTTTGAAACAAACCGGTTTTAGAGGGATTAGTTATGGAATCAATACTCCGAGTGCACAAGTGAATGGAAGTAATTTGCATTACGAAGATGGAAAATTCATACTAGATATTCAGTTTCAAGACGAGTTGTGGGAAAGTGTTTCACTTGGTTTACCAGGGATTCATAATGCGGAAAATGCCTTGGCAGTTGCAATGATGTGCAGAGAATTGGGACTTTCCGAAGAAGAGATTCGATCAGGATTAAAAAATTTCAAAGGAGTTAAACGAAGATTCGAATATCATTTGCGCACCGAAAAATTGATTTACATAGACGATTATGCGCACCATCCAACAGAGATTGCAGCATTGGTTTCATCCATTCGTTTGCTTTATCCGGATAAAAAAATAATTGGTGTTTTTCAACCGCATCTTTTTTCAAGAACACGTGATTTTGAAGATGGATTTGTAGTGGAGTTATCAAAGTTAGATCAGGCGATTATTATGCCTATTTATCCTGCAAGAGAAGAACCGATTGAAGGAGTAACGAGCGATGAGTTGGTGCGGAAAATTGGAAAAAAAGCCAGTTTAAAAACACCGAAAGAAGTACTGGAATTCATGAGTTCCGTTGATGAAGGTGTGGTTTTAACAATTGGAGCAGGAGACATAGATCGAATAGTACCTGAAGTAGGTAAAATATTAGAGAATAAGTAATTTGAAGGATAAACTGAAAATAGCAGCTTGGGCATTATTTGCTGTTGGAATCATCTCCATACTTTATCTTGCACGTAAAAGTCAGGATGAGGCAATTGCTTTGAAGCCAACAATCTCTATTTCAGTAGTAGATGAGAATGCATTTTTGACAGAAATGGAGCTCTTAGCTCGTTTGGAGAGATTGAATCTGCTTTATCCAAATCAACTTATGAAAAACTTAAAAACTACAGATATTGAAGTTCATATTCGGAAAATGCACGAGGTGGAAGAGGTGAATGTTTTTAAGCAGTTGGGAGGAAATTGGGGGATTCGTTTAAAAATCAGGCAGCCATACGCGCGCGTTTTTAACCAATTTGGGGAAAGTTTTTATGTTGATTCAAAAGGAGCAACAATGGCTCCGTCGACCAATTTCACTGCTCGCATTTTAGTTTTTAGCGGAAACATTAAGGATAAAATAGACACTTTATTAGTTAGTGATATTGAGGCGAATCCAAAACTCAAAAATGAACGAAGTTTGGACGAGATTTTCCGCATTTCAAAAGTTATTCATGAAAGTCCATTTTTATCAGCACAAATTAGTCAAGTCCATAGAGATAAATGGGGCGATTTTATTTTAATTCCTCGAGTTGGAGCTCAACGGATTGTTTTAGGACCTGCATCTACTGAAAAGGATGTAAATGAGAAATTGAAAAAGTTGGTGGTCTTTTACAACAATGGATTACCATTCGTTGGTTGGAATAAATACAAGACAATCAATCTGAAATACCGCAACCAAGTGGTATGTACTTATATGAACGACACGCTCTAGTGTTGTTATATTAACATTTAGTTTATTATTTTGTTGTAATTCAATGCAACTAAAGTTTAGTAACATTTTTTTGAGGGGCTAGCCCTCTTTATTATATTGGATTGTCCATCTAGATTTGCCTTATTAAAATGAAATTAAGGATTTATTAAGAGCATAGATGAAACGTAATAATCTACTACTACTTTTTTTTATTACTGTTGTGTATTTTAGTTCTGTATCGCAACAAGATATTACGTTACATCATCAGCAAATTGTTCAACTTGGTAGTGGACGCTTCTTTGATCAAGGAGGTGAAAATGGAGAGATGCCAAATGAATATTTGCGAGCAACTATTAAAGCTCCTACTGGTTATATTCACGCTTTTTTTACAGCGATTGATATTCCCAGTGGGAGCGAGTTGCGAATCTACAAAGGTCAAGACACGATTCAATTAATCGGACTTTACAATGGTACTTATAAACCAATGGATTTTTTTGGGAAATCATTTACAATCGTATATGACCCCAAATCATCTGTCGGTACAGCGCCTGGATTTTCTGGGTTAGTTCAACCAATTCCGGTGCAAGATGTCATGGAAAAAGCTACTTTGCCTGAAAGCGATTGTATTGGAGCGATTCCTTTATGTAGTAATCTTACGGTAAATACTTCTGCTAACCAATATGAAAATACAGGAAATGTAAATGATGATAACGGAAGTTGTTATTCAGGGACAGGAAATGGTGGTTCTGTGTGGTATTCTTTTTCCCCTCAAACGAATGGGAATCTTGATTTCATGATTAATCCAACAGGATCAACTGATTATGACTTTGTGTTGTGGGATATTACTGCTGGTTGTGCAAATAAAACACAGCTCTCCTGCAATTATTCTGCAACACAGGGAGCAACAGGATTGAATTCATCTGGTTCCAGTAATTCACAAGATGCGTCAGGAACCACGAATAATTCATTGGTGGCTGTGCAAACGACAAAGGTTTATGCTTTGTGTATCAATTACTATGGTGGAACCAATGCTGGATTTACTTTAGGATTTCATAATATTGCATCTACCGTAAATATTGTGGATAATACTCCCCCAACGATTAGCAGTGCATATAGTTCGAATTGTGCGGCATCGACATCGTTTACAGTAAATTTTTCAGAATATATCGACTGTAATACGTTACAAGCATCCGATTTTGCGATTCCTGGCTATACCGTTACAATTATTACAACAAATTGCGTCAATGGAAAAACCAATAGTGTTGTACTTGGAGTTTCACCTTCAATGCCTCCAGGAAATTATTCGATGACAGTCAATGATATGAATGATCTCTGCGGAAATCCACTTAATCAGGTTTATCCAATTAATACATTGGTTACACCAACTGCTAATGCGGGACCAGATAGAGTTGCTTGTTCTACTATCGGTTTCTTCGGGATTCCAAGTTATGGTTCTGTTACATTAACCGGTTCAGGAGGGACGAGTTACATTTGGAGTACGGGGCAAACGGGTGCTTCTGTTTCTGTTTCACCAAGTTCAAGTACGACTTATACATTAACAGCTATTTCAGGTAATTGTTCTTCAACGGATCAGGTAAACGTTACTGTTTCTGCTTCGCCAGTTGTTAATTTAGGTCCAGATCAAACGATTTGTTCTGGATTTCCTGTAACCTTAAATGCAAGTGGAGGTGGAACATACCAATGGCAATCTACAACGAATGGTGGTTTCTTTGGAACTCCAACAGGTTGGGCAAACATTGGTGGAGCAACGGGTTCGTCATATACTGCTAGTCCTACAGGAACGATATATTATCAAGTAAATGTGACAAATGCCCAAGGTTGTACAGGAAAAGATTTTATTAAAATTACCATTGGTTCAGGAACATTTGGGATAACTGCGCCGCCTTTTGTTTGTCAAGGTTCATCCGTTACCTTAACATTGCCAGGAAGTATGACTGCTTATACATGGAATCAGGCTGGGACACCTGTTGGAACGGCAAATACACCATTAACAGTTTCACCAAGTGCAACAACAACTTATACAGCAGTAAGCACGACGGTTGGTTGTACGGGTAGTGCAAGCGTAACTGTTCCAGTTCATCCTTTGGGTACTTTGACTACAAATGTAAGTCCAGCATCAGCATGTCCAGGAGTTCCTGTAAATTTAACTTCAACTGCACCAGCTGAAACTTACATTACTCAAACTGAAAATTTTGAAAGTGCTAATTCATTTACATTTGTAAATGGAACAGTTAACAGGTGGTATTATGGAACGGGAGCCGCAGCAAATGGTACAAAATCAATTTATGTTGGAACAGCTACAGGGAATAATAATTACGTAACTACTAACTTCTTGGGTCTGGCTCAATCGAGCATTAATTTTGCCTATAAGAATTATACCATTACTAGCTATTGTAGTCCTACTTTGAGCTTCAATTGGAGATGCAATGGTTTAGGAGGAACTTCTGAACTCACCATTTGGGCAGTGCCAACTACAATTACGCCAACAGCTGGTACAGCGATTACCGCAACTGGAGGGAATGTTTTATTGGGAGGTCCATATTCTGGATCAAATGCATTTTCAAATGTGGTTCTAAGTCTAGCAAATTACGCTGGACAATCTGTTCGTATCGTTTTCCAATGGAGAAGTGAACCTTCATTATTTTCGCCTGGCTCACCGAATAATAGTGCTGCATGTATAGATGATGTTGTATTTACAGATAACACGACGTATAGTTATGCTTGGGTTTCTTCACCCGCTGGATTTACAGCTAGTACTGTTAATGCTACCGCTAATCCAACTGCTGCAACAAATTACACCATGACTGCAACACGCTGTGATGGATGCCCAATGGCGAGTTCAATTGCGGTGATTGATTGCAATCCGCTTCCTGTTGGTTTGTTGGAATTTAAAGGAGAGAAAAAAGAGCGCGAAAATAAGTTGATTTGGATTACTGAAAATGAGGTTGATTTAGATTATTTCATCCTTGAAAGAAGTCCAGATGGAATCAATTGGGAATTTGTTACAAATGTAGATCCAAGTGGCAATTCCAACGAATTAACGCATGATTATTCGGTGAGTGATTATTCGTTTACGAGAGATAAAATAAATTATTACCGATTGATTCAAAAAGAGAATGATGGTAAAAGAGTAGTTGCGGATAAAATGGTCTCTATTGATAACCGTATTCAGTCAAAAGTAATTATTGGTAGAACAAACCTATTAGGTCAGACAATCTCAGACAATCAAAAAGGATTGGTGATATTGATATATGAAGATGGAACCTCGGAAAAAGTGTTTTTACAAGATTAAAATAACTACCCACTACTACTACTACAAAGCATAAGCACACACAACTATGCCCCGAAACAAAGAGACTGCACCTGTAGTCTCTTTGCTGTTTTATTGAAGTTGGTCTGAATCCAAAAGGAATTTATTTTCCATAACCCAAAGAATTAAGCTATTATTTCTGGCATCTAGATTCAGTTTTTTGCAAATACGTGAACGATAGTTTTCAACTGATTTGGGCGATACAAAAAGCATATTAGCAATATCTTTGCTGGAGTATTTTTTGCTAACTAACTTTAAAACCTTTAATTCAGTAGGTGTTAATGATTTGATTTCATCTGTAATTAAATCCATGCGAGGATCTATTTCGCGTTTGTTGTGTTGGTCTCTTAGGACCAATGGAAGGTAAGTTTTTCCAGCTAGTACCCAATTGATGCATTCTACAATTTCTTCTGAAGTATTGTCTTTGATTAAATAACCTTTTGCGCCATTGTAAAAGGCGAGTTTAATAACATCTGTAGTTTTATGGATAGATAATATAATGACTGCTAAATCTGGAAATTCTTGTTGAATTTCACTGCAAGTCTCCAGGCCGTTTTTTACAGGCATATCAATATCTAGAAGAACAATGTCTGGATTGAAATGAGGAATGTTTTCAATGACTTCAGATCCATTTTCGTAGGCCTGTATTTCCACTTCTTCAAAGGAAGATTGAAGAAGAAATTGAAGCCCGCTTCTAAATATGGGATGATCATCAGCTAGAATTACTTTCATTTAAATCGTTATTGTCAAAGAGATTCCTTTGTTATTTCCTGTTTTTAAATCTAACCGCCCGCCGATTATTGCGGTTCTTTCTCGAATGGTTAAAAGACCCAGCCCATTTTTATCTTGTGAATCTGAAATTCCAATTCCATTGTCGCGATATTGGATGATTAGTTCGCCATTTTTGCGTTCAAGTGTTACTTTCAATGCGCTAGCATGTGCATGTTTAATGGTGTTAGAAATGCATTCTTGAATGATGCGGTAAATTTGAGAACTCGTTTCAATGCTAAAATTTGTGCCGTTTAATTCATACTCAAAGGTGCACAACATATCTGTACCAGATTGTGTTTTCTCAATCAGGGAATTTAAAGCAGTTTCCAAACCTATTTTTTCCAATGCAGCTGGATGTAACTGATGACTGAGGACCCTTGTTTGCTCTAAAATATCTCCAATTTCCAGGTCTACACCATCAATTTTAGTAATTTTTCCAGTACTAAAAAGATTGAGTTTTGATTTTACAACTGCTAAACTCTGTCCAATATCATCGTGTAAATCTTTCGAAATACGAGAGCGTTCTTCATCAATTTGTTCGATCAATTTTTGCGAAAAAAGGGACTTTATCTTGCGAGATTTGCGAACGTTGTAGATATAAATAGCTCCCAAAATGACTAAGAATATTGAAAAAATGACCAAGAAAGTAAAACGATAGTTGGCTGATTTTAATTCACTTTTTGTTTGAAGAAATTTGTTTCTTTGTTTAGAGTCTGAAAGCTCATTTTCAAGCCGTTCTTTTCCGTAAATAGTCTGTAGTCGTGTTTGTTCATTTTCATTAGACACTTCTCTTATGCTATCTGAAAGGGAGCTGTAATTACGTTCTAATTCATAAGCTAACTTGAAATTTCCCTGCGCAGAGGCTAGTTTTGATTGCAGAGCAATTAATTCCATTTGAAAGTAGGGGTCGTTGTATGATTGAATGTAAAACTCTACTGAATCAATACATCTTTCTGCTGTTTGGAAATCTTTTTGTTCAACGGAAACCATTCCTCTCATTATAAATGAAGTAATCAGGTACATTGGATCTCGATAGGTTTGTACAATTGCAAGTGCAGAATCACTATTTCTCGATGCTTCATTCAATTGCTTGTTATCTAAATAAGAAGATGATAAATTGACATATGCTGCTGCAATTCCAGCTGGGAAACCAATTTTTTTAGCTTCAATTACCGTTTGTTTGTAATGAATAATGGATCCTTTAAAATCTTGAATTTGATGAGTTACTAGACCTAAGTTATTTAAAACATTTAGTCGCAGACGAGATTCCTGGGTTTCCGTTGCAAGAATCAATGCTCGTTCTAAATCTTTCTTAGCTTCATTGTATTTTTTAGCTTTTAATTTTAGAAGTGCAAGGTTGTTTAGTAAGTATCCAGTTGCAAACTTTTCACGATGTTTTTCTGAAATACGCAATCCTTTTAAATAGCTTTCGGTTGCCTTGTCATACATCAGACGAGCTTCATACATGATTCCTATACCGTTGTATATTTCTAATTGGTTTTCGATATAATTTCCTTTTTTAGCATCCTTCAACAGTTCTTTGAAGCCATTATCTGCTTTTAAAATATCGTGGTCTAAGGTGAGGAAGTTTAGTCTAATTTTTGTTGAGTTAATTAACTTGTAATCTTTTGTTTTTTTTCCAATTGATATACTCTTAGCGTAGTACCTTTTTGCTTCTTTCAGATTGTTTGAATAATAATTGAAACTCCCATAATACTGATAGATGTAGCCAATTTCATTTTCCTTGTGTAGCTTTTTTGCGAGTTGGATAAACTGTTCGCCAAGTGAAAAAACGGTTGAACTATCGTAGTATGTTGCTTGCTTGATTTTAATCTTAAGATCCTCCAACTTTTTCAAATCAGCTTTTTGAGCAGCTAATGATTGAATGATTAGTAAGAAAAAGAAGACTAATGGTAGTCGTTTTGACATTGTAAAAAACAGTTTGAATGCTAAAATTAAAGATACATAAATTTTCAATTTAAAAAACGAGACCAATTTAACGATTAAGTAACTAGTTGAAAGGCACTGTTTTCAGTCTGTCCAGCTCTGTTTTGAGATGAAAAAAGGAGTAACCTTTATTAACAATACTTGTTTAATAAGTATTCTAAATTCACGGGGAACGGGGCGAAATAAAATTTAAGTTTGTACATACCCTATTATAGGTAAGAACCAAAACATCGATATGTGATGGTTTTCAATCGATAAAGACAGGAATTAATTGGATAAATTCTATTTGAGGAATGTTAAACGATGAAGTTTAGTCCCGATAGTTGTCGGGATGTAAATTGAAGAAAAAGAAGAGTTTATGTCAGCGGGAAAAAAGATTGTAGTTGGATTGGATATTGGGACCACTAAAATTGCATGTTTGGTGGGAACGAAGAATGAACATGGGAAAATTGAAATTATTTCCATGGGAAAAAGCGAGTCTTTAGGTGTTGCCAGAGGAATCGTGTCCAATATTGAGAAAACAGTGCAGTCTATTAAATCGGCAGTAGAAGAAGCTCAAAACCGAGTGGATGCAGATTTGATTATTCGCGTGGTGAATGTAGGGATCGCTGGTCAGCACATTAAAAGCTTACAGCACCGAGGGATATATACAAGAAACAATCCAGATGTTGAGATTTCTCAAAAGGATATCAATGCATTGATTGATGATATGTATAAATTGGTAATGCCTCCAGGAGAAGAAATTATCCATGTGTTGCCACAGGAATATATTGTTGATAACGAAACAGGTATTATTGATCCAATTGGAATGATGGGAGTTCGCTTAGAGGCAAATTTCCACATTATTACAGGTCAAATAAATGCGGCGAAGAATATTAAGATTTGTGTTGATAAATCTGGACTTCAAGTAAAAGATATCATTTTGGAGCCTATTGCTTCTGCAGATGCTGTTTTGAACGACGAAGAGAAAGAAGCTGGAGTGGTTTTGGTTGATATCGGTGGTGGAACTACGGATGTTGCTATTTTCCACGAAGGAGTTATTCGTCATACAGCTGTTATTCCTTTCGGAGGAAATGTGATTACTGACGATATCAAAGAGGGATGTACGATTTTACGCCGTCATGCGGAAGCATTGAAAGTAAAATTCGGTTCTGCTTTGGCTTCAGAAAGTTTGGAAACAGAAGTTGTTTGTATTCCAGGTTTAAGAGGAAGAGATCCAAAAGAGATTACACTTCGTAATTTGGCAAGTATCATTCAGGCTCGTATGGAAGAAATCATTGAGCATGTTCACTACGAAATTGTGAATTCTGGATATGAGAAGAGAATGATAGCTGGAATTGTAGTTACTGGAGGTGGTTCTCAATTGAAACACATCACTCAGTTGTTTGAGTATATGACTGGGATGACAACAAGAATTGGGCTTCCAACAGAGCATTTGGCTTCTACAAATACGATTGAAGCAATTACGTCTCCGATGTATGCAACGGGTATTGGATTGGTGATGAAAGGATTTGAAAACGATGTTCCTCAGAAGGCCGTAACAGAAGCTGTAACTGGGCAAGTAAAAGGACATTCTACGAAAACGAGAGGAAGTTTCTTTGATACTTTGTTAACAAAGAGTAAAAATTTCTTCGCGGAAGAGGAGTAATAGTAAATTAGCCCCGATTGAGTCTGTCAACGGATAGATATCGGGGGGTAAAAAGCTTAGCTTTTGTAGTGAGAGTGAAGCTGAAAATTAAAAGACAATAAAAACAACAACAATAAAAAAAAGCATATGGAGTTCGATTTGCCAAAAGGAACAACGTCAATTATCAAAGTGATTGGTGTTGGTGGTGGTGGAAGTAATGCTGTAAACCACATGTTCGATCAAGAAATCAAAGGTGTTGATTTCATCGTTTGTAATACAGACCGTCAGGCTTTGGATATTTCTCCAGTGCCTTATAAAATTCAATTAGGCCCAAGTTTAACTGAAGGACGTGGTGCGGGCGCAATTCCTGAAATTGGAAGAAATGCTGCCGTTGAAAACATTGAAGATATTCGCGCATTGCTTTCAAATGGAACAAAAATGGTTTTCGTAACTGCTGGAATGGGTGGTGGAACGGGAACTGGTGCTGCTCCTGTGATTGCTCAAGTTGCTAAAGAATTAAATATTTTAACTGTTGGTATCGTAACGATTCCTTTCGCTTTTGAAGGTCGTCGTCGTCGTCAGCAGGCCGAAGAAGGATTAGATGTTATGCGTCAATGTGTTGATACCTTATTGGTAATCAATAACGAACGTTTGCGTGAAGTGGGTGGAAATATGTCATTGGCTCAAGCATTTGCTTTGGCTGATAATGTATTGGCAACTGCTGCAAAAGGAATTGCTGACGTAATTACAACTACTGGAGCAATCAACGTGG from Fluviicola taffensis DSM 16823 carries:
- the murG gene encoding undecaprenyldiphospho-muramoylpentapeptide beta-N-acetylglucosaminyltransferase, translating into MKELKKIVISGGGTGGHIFPALAIANEIKKRFPQVEILFVGAEGKMEMEKVPAAGYKIVGLPIVGLQRKLTLKNLALPFKLLKSLSLAKNILKDFKPQVVIGVGGYASGPTLKMAQRLGIPTLIQEQNSYPGKTNRLLSKKVKAVCTAYEGLDTVFPPETIRLTGNPVREELNQTNLSREEAFAEFPVLDPTKKTILVMGGSLGARTLNEGVIYGLDQLADANTQILWQCGKYYFEAMKKEVEIRKKAAIYLTDFIARMDAAYAVADVIVSRAGALSISELCIVGKPIILVPSPNVSEDHQTKNAMALVNGQAAILIKDDVAKEQLISEAIGILNNEDKGHGLRIAIKRMAKPNATKDIVDVIEQLA
- the murC gene encoding UDP-N-acetylmuramate--L-alanine ligase; this encodes MGAIKMELDNIKRFYFIGIGGIGMSALARYFKAKGFDVAGYDKTPSPLTDELQKEGIPVHFDDLGENIPSEYRTIESTLAVYTPAIPKNMGELVYVEKRHKVLKRSEVLGLITQTSKGLGVAGTHGKTTTSTMLAYVLSQSHLKCSAFLGGISSNFNSNVLVDASADYSVIEADEFDRSFLRLKPYASIITAMDPDHLDIYGTEELFQEGFQEYANKHSDNQLLIYKYNLPLKQTGFRGISYGINTPSAQVNGSNLHYEDGKFILDIQFQDELWESVSLGLPGIHNAENALAVAMMCRELGLSEEEIRSGLKNFKGVKRRFEYHLRTEKLIYIDDYAHHPTEIAALVSSIRLLYPDKKIIGVFQPHLFSRTRDFEDGFVVELSKLDQAIIMPIYPAREEPIEGVTSDELVRKIGKKASLKTPKEVLEFMSSVDEGVVLTIGAGDIDRIVPEVGKILENK
- a CDS encoding cell division protein FtsQ/DivIB; amino-acid sequence: MKDKLKIAAWALFAVGIISILYLARKSQDEAIALKPTISISVVDENAFLTEMELLARLERLNLLYPNQLMKNLKTTDIEVHIRKMHEVEEVNVFKQLGGNWGIRLKIRQPYARVFNQFGESFYVDSKGATMAPSTNFTARILVFSGNIKDKIDTLLVSDIEANPKLKNERSLDEIFRISKVIHESPFLSAQISQVHRDKWGDFILIPRVGAQRIVLGPASTEKDVNEKLKKLVVFYNNGLPFVGWNKYKTINLKYRNQVVCTYMNDTL
- a CDS encoding Ig-like domain-containing protein, which translates into the protein MKRNNLLLLFFITVVYFSSVSQQDITLHHQQIVQLGSGRFFDQGGENGEMPNEYLRATIKAPTGYIHAFFTAIDIPSGSELRIYKGQDTIQLIGLYNGTYKPMDFFGKSFTIVYDPKSSVGTAPGFSGLVQPIPVQDVMEKATLPESDCIGAIPLCSNLTVNTSANQYENTGNVNDDNGSCYSGTGNGGSVWYSFSPQTNGNLDFMINPTGSTDYDFVLWDITAGCANKTQLSCNYSATQGATGLNSSGSSNSQDASGTTNNSLVAVQTTKVYALCINYYGGTNAGFTLGFHNIASTVNIVDNTPPTISSAYSSNCAASTSFTVNFSEYIDCNTLQASDFAIPGYTVTIITTNCVNGKTNSVVLGVSPSMPPGNYSMTVNDMNDLCGNPLNQVYPINTLVTPTANAGPDRVACSTIGFFGIPSYGSVTLTGSGGTSYIWSTGQTGASVSVSPSSSTTYTLTAISGNCSSTDQVNVTVSASPVVNLGPDQTICSGFPVTLNASGGGTYQWQSTTNGGFFGTPTGWANIGGATGSSYTASPTGTIYYQVNVTNAQGCTGKDFIKITIGSGTFGITAPPFVCQGSSVTLTLPGSMTAYTWNQAGTPVGTANTPLTVSPSATTTYTAVSTTVGCTGSASVTVPVHPLGTLTTNVSPASACPGVPVNLTSTAPAETYITQTENFESANSFTFVNGTVNRWYYGTGAAANGTKSIYVGTATGNNNYVTTNFLGLAQSSINFAYKNYTITSYCSPTLSFNWRCNGLGGTSELTIWAVPTTITPTAGTAITATGGNVLLGGPYSGSNAFSNVVLSLANYAGQSVRIVFQWRSEPSLFSPGSPNNSAACIDDVVFTDNTTYSYAWVSSPAGFTASTVNATANPTAATNYTMTATRCDGCPMASSIAVIDCNPLPVGLLEFKGEKKERENKLIWITENEVDLDYFILERSPDGINWEFVTNVDPSGNSNELTHDYSVSDYSFTRDKINYYRLIQKENDGKRVVADKMVSIDNRIQSKVIIGRTNLLGQTISDNQKGLVILIYEDGTSEKVFLQD
- a CDS encoding response regulator transcription factor, with the protein product MKVILADDHPIFRSGLQFLLQSSFEEVEIQAYENGSEVIENIPHFNPDIVLLDIDMPVKNGLETCSEIQQEFPDLAVIILSIHKTTDVIKLAFYNGAKGYLIKDNTSEEIVECINWVLAGKTYLPLVLRDQHNKREIDPRMDLITDEIKSLTPTELKVLKLVSKKYSSKDIANMLFVSPKSVENYRSRICKKLNLDARNNSLILWVMENKFLLDSDQLQ
- a CDS encoding tetratricopeptide repeat-containing sensor histidine kinase; the protein is MSKRLPLVFFFLLIIQSLAAQKADLKKLEDLKIKIKQATYYDSSTVFSLGEQFIQLAKKLHKENEIGYIYQYYGSFNYYSNNLKEAKRYYAKSISIGKKTKDYKLINSTKIRLNFLTLDHDILKADNGFKELLKDAKKGNYIENQLEIYNGIGIMYEARLMYDKATESYLKGLRISEKHREKFATGYLLNNLALLKLKAKKYNEAKKDLERALILATETQESRLRLNVLNNLGLVTHQIQDFKGSIIHYKQTVIEAKKIGFPAGIAAAYVNLSSSYLDNKQLNEASRNSDSALAIVQTYRDPMYLITSFIMRGMVSVEQKDFQTAERCIDSVEFYIQSYNDPYFQMELIALQSKLASAQGNFKLAYELERNYSSLSDSIREVSNENEQTRLQTIYGKERLENELSDSKQRNKFLQTKSELKSANYRFTFLVIFSIFLVILGAIYIYNVRKSRKIKSLFSQKLIEQIDEERSRISKDLHDDIGQSLAVVKSKLNLFSTGKITKIDGVDLEIGDILEQTRVLSHQLHPAALEKIGLETALNSLIEKTQSGTDMLCTFEYELNGTNFSIETSSQIYRIIQECISNTIKHAHASALKVTLERKNGELIIQYRDNGIGISDSQDKNGLGLLTIRERTAIIGGRLDLKTGNNKGISLTITI